In Papaver somniferum cultivar HN1 chromosome 1, ASM357369v1, whole genome shotgun sequence, a genomic segment contains:
- the LOC113287973 gene encoding bidirectional sugar transporter SWEET6b-like, whose translation MTTANTDTIRNIIGVIGNVISFGLFASPAPTFYKIIKKGAVEDFSPNPYLATILNCALWVFYGLPFVHPHSILVITINGVGLVVEFAYIFTYLMYANKKQRLYVFKVLAIEIVFFALVVGVTLGFLHTIERRTMVVGIFCLIFNIAMYAMPLDVMLLVIRTKSVEYMPFFLLLANFLNGGTWLTFTLLRFDLYIFISNGSGCFLGFIQLIIYGTYYKSTPKKNNDDEKPSGDVQLSSV comes from the coding sequence ATGACTACCGCAAACACTGATACAATCCGTAATATCATTGGGGTGATCGGAAATGTGATTTCTTTCGGTCTATTCGCCTCGCCTGCACCTACATTTTATAAGATCATCAAGAAAGGAGCAGTGGAGGATTTTTCTCCAAACCCTTACCTCGCCACCATACTCAACTGTGCACTATGGGTTTTTTATGGCCTTCCTTTTGTTCATCCACACAGCATTCTTGTTATCACCATCAATGGAGTGGGTCTCGTTGTAGAATTCGCCTACATCTTCACTTATCTCATGTACGCCAACAAAAAGCAAagactgtacgtgttcaaagtgttGGCAATTGAAATAGTTTTCTTTGCCTTGGTAGTTGGTGTTACTCTTGGGTTCCTGCACACTATCGAGAGAAGGACAATGGTTGTCGGAATTTTCTGTCTGATCTTCAACATTGCCATGTATGCAATGCCATTGGACGTAATGTTGTTGGTTATCAGAACAAAAAGTGTTGAGTACATGCCGTTTTTCCTTCTGCTTGCAAATTTCCTCAATGGTGGAACTTGGTTGACGTTCACATTGCTCCGTTTCGATCTTTACATCTTTATAAGTAATGGCTCTGGTTGTTTTCTTGGCTTTATCCAATTGATAATATACGGAACTTACTACAAGTCGACCCCAAAGAAAAACAATGATGATGAGAAGCCTTCTGGGGATGTACAGCTCTCGAGTGTCTGA